One genomic region from bacterium encodes:
- a CDS encoding ABC transporter permease: MRTFLARRLALAAFTLVAMSVVIFVLLRLVPGNIVDLLFQSAGLVDPSEKQRLAHELLLDRPVAVQYVQWAAALLHGDLGKSYRYGLPAWQIIRPRIPITVELAVLAMAVSIAIGLPTGVVSATRQNTWLDYGLRIFSLAGLSMPAFWLGMVIIILLVRTFGWIPSMLYIAPWVDLRAHLLQFLFPALSAGYRSAALINRITRSSMLEVLREDYVRTGRAKGLAGRSVVYRHALKNALLPVVTVIGTEFAFLIGGLIVTETVFNLPGVARYLVDAILWRDYPVVQNLVMFIAIVVVLANLAVDVLYARLDPRVRYA, from the coding sequence CGCTCGGCGGCTGGCGCTCGCGGCGTTCACGCTCGTTGCGATGTCGGTGGTCATCTTTGTGCTCCTCCGTCTCGTCCCGGGGAACATCGTCGATCTGCTCTTCCAGTCTGCCGGGCTCGTGGATCCATCGGAAAAACAGCGCCTGGCCCACGAGCTCCTGCTCGACCGGCCCGTCGCCGTCCAGTACGTCCAGTGGGCGGCGGCGTTGCTGCACGGCGACCTCGGAAAATCGTACCGGTACGGACTGCCGGCGTGGCAGATCATCCGGCCCCGCATCCCGATCACCGTCGAGCTCGCGGTGCTCGCCATGGCCGTGTCTATCGCGATCGGCCTGCCCACGGGCGTCGTGAGCGCGACCCGGCAGAATACGTGGCTGGACTACGGCCTCAGGATCTTCAGCCTCGCCGGGCTGTCGATGCCGGCGTTCTGGCTGGGCATGGTGATTATCATCTTGCTCGTGCGGACCTTCGGGTGGATTCCGTCGATGCTCTACATCGCCCCGTGGGTCGATCTCCGGGCCCACCTCCTGCAGTTCTTGTTCCCTGCCCTGTCGGCGGGATACCGGAGCGCCGCGTTGATCAACCGGATTACCCGGTCCTCGATGCTGGAGGTGCTTCGCGAAGACTACGTACGGACGGGCCGGGCGAAGGGCCTCGCCGGCCGCTCGGTCGTCTACCGCCACGCCCTCAAGAACGCCCTCCTCCCCGTCGTGACCGTGATCGGGACCGAATTTGCGTTTCTGATCGGGGGGTTGATCGTGACCGAGACCGTCTTCAACCTCCCGGGGGTGGCCCGCTATCTCGTCGATGCGATTCTCTGGAGAGACTATCCGGTCGTGCAGAACCTCGTCATGTTCATCGCGATCGTGGTCGTGCTCGCAAATTTGGCCGTCGACGTGTTGTACGCGCGGCTGGATCCCCGGGTGCGGTACGCGTGA
- a CDS encoding carbohydrate ABC transporter permease, with protein sequence MVGSAALGRRILTVYVPLALFLVFLLLPFYWMIVVSLKPPTDLFNLRFNPFLIQHFTPKNYLYLFQETAFLVWAKNTLIVSVAATTLALSCSVLIGYALARLRFPGGSAMGVGIFLAYLVPPTLLFLPLAQVVAKLHLYNTYWALIFTYPTFLIPFGSWLLMGYFRTIPREIEECALIDGSSRLGTLFKIVLPLSLPGILSAAIFSFTLSWNEFLYALIFMSSGPLKTIPVGTVSDLIKADVLFWGPLMASALLGSVPIAVIYTFFVDHYVSGLTAGAVKG encoded by the coding sequence ATGGTCGGGAGCGCCGCGCTGGGACGTCGCATCCTCACGGTCTACGTCCCGCTCGCCCTCTTCCTGGTGTTCCTCCTGCTGCCGTTCTATTGGATGATCGTCGTGTCGCTGAAGCCGCCCACCGACCTCTTCAACCTGCGCTTCAATCCGTTCTTGATCCAGCACTTCACGCCCAAGAATTACCTGTACCTGTTCCAGGAGACCGCGTTCCTTGTCTGGGCGAAGAACACGCTCATCGTCTCGGTTGCCGCGACCACCCTCGCGCTCTCGTGCAGCGTCCTGATCGGGTACGCGCTTGCTCGTCTGCGGTTCCCCGGCGGCAGCGCGATGGGGGTCGGGATCTTCTTGGCCTATCTCGTGCCGCCGACCCTGCTCTTCCTCCCGCTCGCGCAGGTCGTGGCCAAGCTGCACCTGTACAACACCTACTGGGCGCTCATCTTCACGTACCCTACCTTCCTGATTCCCTTCGGCTCATGGCTGCTGATGGGGTACTTTCGGACGATCCCCCGGGAGATCGAGGAGTGCGCGCTGATCGACGGCAGCAGCCGGCTGGGGACCCTCTTCAAGATCGTGCTGCCCCTCTCGTTGCCGGGGATCTTGTCGGCGGCGATCTTCTCCTTCACCCTGTCATGGAACGAGTTTCTCTACGCGCTGATCTTCATGTCCTCCGGCCCGCTCAAGACCATTCCGGTCGGGACGGTGAGCGATCTCATCAAGGCGGATGTGCTGTTCTGGGGGCCGCTTATGGCCTCCGCCTTGCTCGGCTCCGTACCGATCGCCGTCATCTACACCTTTTTCGTGGACCACTACGTCTCCGGCCTGACCGCGGGGGCCGTGAAGGGATAA
- a CDS encoding ABC transporter permease, with product MKTSVVRFLRRQPLGAAGGVVMALVMLAAFAATAVSTDDPTRTNAAQTFLPPGPRHWLGTDHLGRDIYSRLVHGARVSLAVGLTTSALGGLLGGAVGIASGYGSGAATAVIQPILDIMQGFPLLVLALVLTAALGPSLPTVIVAIAVPFVPRVARVVRATTLAIRESIYVEAAQALGASGLRVAVRHIVPNTLAPLIVLTTAQLGSAILVEAALSFLGLGVPEPYPSWGRMLSVSAAEFAQRAPWVVIFPGVAISVVVFASNLLGDSLRDFLDPRLRI from the coding sequence GTGAAGACCAGCGTGGTCCGGTTTCTCCGCAGGCAACCGCTCGGTGCGGCCGGCGGCGTGGTCATGGCGCTGGTCATGCTCGCCGCGTTCGCGGCGACGGCGGTCTCGACGGATGACCCCACGCGAACCAATGCCGCGCAGACGTTTCTGCCGCCCGGTCCGCGTCACTGGCTCGGGACCGATCACTTGGGACGGGATATCTACAGCCGGCTCGTCCACGGTGCTCGCGTGTCCCTCGCCGTGGGGCTGACGACCAGTGCGCTCGGAGGCCTCCTGGGGGGCGCCGTGGGGATCGCCAGCGGCTACGGGAGCGGCGCCGCGACGGCCGTGATTCAGCCCATCCTGGACATCATGCAGGGGTTTCCCCTGCTCGTCCTTGCACTCGTGCTCACCGCGGCCCTCGGACCGTCGCTCCCGACCGTGATCGTCGCGATCGCGGTCCCCTTCGTTCCGCGGGTCGCCCGGGTGGTACGGGCAACGACGCTGGCGATCCGGGAGTCCATCTACGTCGAGGCGGCCCAGGCGCTGGGCGCGAGCGGACTCCGGGTGGCCGTCCGGCACATCGTGCCCAACACGCTCGCGCCGTTGATCGTGCTGACGACGGCACAGTTGGGCAGCGCGATCCTGGTCGAGGCGGCCTTGAGCTTCCTGGGCCTAGGCGTGCCGGAGCCGTACCCCTCCTGGGGACGGATGCTGTCGGTCTCCGCGGCGGAGTTCGCCCAGCGCGCGCCGTGGGTGGTGATTTTCCCCGGGGTCGCGATCAGCGTGGTCGTGTTCGCCAGCAACCTCTTGGGGGACAGCCTGAGGGACTTCCTCGATCCACGCCTGCGGATCTGA